The following coding sequences are from one Achromobacter sp. B7 window:
- a CDS encoding DUF3141 domain-containing protein, which produces MADSGNDRVPAPPMNPWTAAYEYALDAWQRGVLYADVLRQRGNQYHDHMAKRAPNVLSMESEFVLDGRELPRPVNYGLLRIKPPEGVETDPIKRPFLVVDPRAGHGPGIGGFKPESEIGVAIRAGHPCYFATFLPQPMPEQTVEDVMMAEARFLEEIIALHPDAEGKPVVVANCQAGWQIMMTAAIRPELFGPIIVAGAPLSYWAGWRGMNPMRYSGGLLGGSWLTAMTSDLGNGKFDGAWLVQNFENLNPANTLWSKQYNLYSKVDTEAQRYLSFEKWWGGHVFLNGPEIQYIVDNLFVGNRLATAGLVTSDGIRIDLRNIRSPIVVFCSKGDNITPPPQALGWIPDLYQNEAEVLAHGQTIVYAVHESIGHLGIFVSGSVARKEHQEFTSNIDMIDVLPPGIYEAEIADKTPDTPNADLAFGNYVLSFEQRTLDDVRTIVDRKEEDDRRFAAVARISDINLGMYRSFVQPWLRAMVTPQSAEWAQRLHPLRLPYELISDRNPAIAPIAKVAEQVRAHRQPVSESNPFLMAQEMFSNWVETSLNIWQEMRDSADERTFMGVYGSPLVQDLAGLGARSGPPRKHPGVSPEHRRFMEERTADLRSLLQEGGLRVAAIRMLLYVSGAEGGLDERSFALIRKVRAESDNAMTLQEFKDTIRDQALILTLDSDAAIQAMPRLLDKSSPAAIRDALNTMKHVLEAAEPLSPAARESLTEMERIFEAAERRAQKREQTHAPAQLTLAPAPTAPSLSLIDAAAQVPTKTAKPHPAAAKSAEDSVAKSAPKSAPKPAAKSAAKSAAKSATPATARSDAKPAANSTGKTAGKPADTAGAKPAAKTAAKRAAKPAAKSAGNAGAGQPAKAKRA; this is translated from the coding sequence ATGGCCGATTCCGGCAACGATCGCGTCCCCGCCCCGCCCATGAACCCCTGGACGGCCGCCTACGAATACGCCCTGGACGCCTGGCAACGCGGCGTGCTCTACGCCGACGTGCTGCGCCAGCGCGGCAACCAGTACCACGACCACATGGCCAAGCGCGCGCCCAACGTGCTGAGCATGGAGTCCGAGTTTGTGCTGGACGGCCGCGAGCTGCCCCGCCCCGTCAACTACGGGCTGCTGCGCATCAAGCCGCCCGAAGGCGTGGAAACCGACCCGATCAAGCGCCCTTTCCTGGTGGTTGACCCGCGCGCCGGGCACGGCCCGGGCATCGGCGGCTTCAAGCCGGAAAGTGAAATTGGCGTAGCCATTCGTGCCGGCCACCCCTGCTACTTCGCCACCTTCCTGCCCCAGCCCATGCCGGAGCAGACCGTCGAAGATGTGATGATGGCCGAAGCGCGCTTCCTGGAAGAAATCATCGCGCTGCATCCCGATGCGGAAGGCAAGCCCGTGGTGGTGGCCAACTGCCAGGCCGGCTGGCAGATCATGATGACCGCCGCCATACGCCCCGAACTGTTCGGCCCGATCATCGTGGCCGGCGCCCCGCTGTCGTACTGGGCGGGCTGGCGCGGGATGAATCCCATGCGCTATTCCGGCGGCTTGCTCGGTGGCAGCTGGCTGACGGCAATGACCAGCGACCTGGGTAACGGCAAGTTCGACGGCGCCTGGCTGGTGCAGAACTTCGAAAACCTGAATCCCGCCAATACGCTCTGGTCCAAGCAGTACAACCTGTATTCCAAGGTGGACACCGAGGCCCAGCGCTACCTGAGCTTTGAAAAATGGTGGGGCGGCCACGTCTTCTTGAACGGCCCCGAAATCCAGTACATCGTGGACAACCTGTTCGTGGGCAACCGCCTGGCCACGGCCGGCCTGGTGACCTCGGACGGCATCCGCATCGACCTGCGCAATATCCGTTCGCCCATCGTGGTGTTCTGCTCGAAGGGCGACAACATCACGCCCCCGCCGCAAGCACTGGGCTGGATCCCCGACCTGTACCAGAACGAAGCCGAAGTGCTGGCTCATGGCCAGACCATCGTCTATGCCGTGCACGAAAGCATCGGCCACCTGGGCATCTTCGTGTCGGGCAGCGTGGCCCGCAAGGAACACCAGGAGTTCACGTCGAACATCGACATGATTGACGTCCTGCCGCCGGGCATCTACGAGGCCGAAATCGCCGACAAGACGCCCGACACGCCCAACGCCGACCTGGCCTTTGGCAACTACGTGCTGTCGTTCGAGCAGCGCACGCTGGATGATGTGCGCACCATTGTCGACCGCAAGGAAGAGGACGATCGGCGCTTTGCCGCCGTGGCCCGCATTTCGGACATCAACCTGGGCATGTACCGCAGCTTCGTGCAACCGTGGCTGCGCGCCATGGTCACGCCGCAGTCGGCCGAATGGGCGCAGCGCCTGCATCCGCTGCGCCTGCCCTACGAGCTGATTTCGGACCGCAACCCGGCCATCGCGCCCATTGCGAAGGTGGCGGAACAGGTTCGCGCGCACCGCCAGCCGGTGTCCGAGTCGAACCCGTTCCTGATGGCGCAGGAAATGTTCTCGAACTGGGTCGAAACCAGCCTGAACATCTGGCAGGAAATGCGCGACTCGGCGGACGAACGCACGTTCATGGGCGTGTACGGATCGCCGCTGGTGCAGGACCTGGCCGGGCTGGGCGCACGGTCCGGCCCCCCGCGCAAGCACCCGGGCGTGTCGCCCGAGCATCGCCGCTTCATGGAAGAACGCACGGCGGACCTGCGTTCGCTGCTCCAGGAAGGCGGCCTGCGCGTGGCCGCGATCCGCATGCTGCTGTACGTGTCCGGCGCGGAAGGCGGTCTGGACGAACGCAGCTTCGCACTGATCCGCAAAGTGCGCGCCGAGTCCGACAACGCCATGACGCTACAGGAGTTCAAGGACACCATACGCGACCAGGCCCTGATCCTGACGCTGGATTCCGATGCGGCCATTCAGGCCATGCCGCGCCTGCTGGACAAGTCATCGCCGGCCGCGATTCGCGACGCGCTGAACACCATGAAGCACGTGCTGGAAGCGGCCGAACCGCTGAGCCCGGCCGCGCGCGAAAGCCTGACGGAAATGGAGCGCATCTTCGAAGCCGCCGAACGCCGTGCACAGAAGCGCGAGCAGACCCACGCGCCCGCGCAACTGACGTTGGCCCCGGCGCCGACGGCGCCTTCGTTGAGCTTGATCGACGCAGCCGCCCAGGTACCGACCAAAACCGCCAAGCCGCACCCGGCAGCCGCCAAATCGGCGGAAGACTCGGTGGCGAAGTCGGCACCGAAGTCGGCACCGAAGCCCGCTGCAAAGTCCGCTGCAAAGTCTGCCGCAAAGTCCGCAACCCCGGCCACCGCAAGGTCCGATGCCAAGCCTGCCGCGAACAGCACCGGCAAGACAGCCGGGAAGCCGGCTGACACGGCCGGGGCCAAACCCGCCGCAAAGACCGCGGCCAAGCGCGCGGCAAAGCCCGCCGCCAAGTCCGCCGGTAACGCCGGCGCCGGTCAACCCGCCAAGGCCAAGCGCGCATGA
- a CDS encoding acetate/propionate family kinase: protein MSDTRDTILVINAGSSSIKFYLYDVDGNEQLAPRLGGQLEGIGTSHPKLRVRDAAGQTLVERDIAPGHAPDVPNAQEVVGTWLSGHLGGTPLAVGHRVVHGGPDLSEPVLIDDGVLAKLDTFTPLAPLHQPNNLAPIRVIRERRPWIPQVACFDTAFHRSHSDVADRYALPESLYQEGVRRYGFHGLSYEYIAQRLKQALPELAMGKIIAAHLGSGVSACAMHEGKSVDSTMGFTALEGLPMGTRPGRLDAGVVLWMMERGMDHDQIEHLLYHDCGMKGLSGISNDMRELLASDAPSAQLALKYFAWRVAEGIIGMGCAMNGIDGIVFTAGVGENSPQIRQMIVDHWGWLGIKLDPERNAHQGPRISSDDSRIGVYVVRTNEELIIAQHTLALVRQR from the coding sequence ATGAGTGACACCCGCGACACCATCCTCGTCATCAATGCCGGCAGTTCCAGCATCAAGTTCTACCTGTACGACGTCGACGGCAACGAGCAACTTGCGCCGCGCCTGGGCGGGCAGCTTGAGGGCATCGGCACGTCGCACCCCAAGCTGCGCGTACGTGACGCGGCGGGCCAGACACTGGTGGAACGCGACATCGCGCCCGGCCATGCGCCCGACGTGCCCAACGCGCAGGAAGTCGTGGGCACGTGGCTTAGCGGCCATCTGGGCGGTACGCCGCTGGCGGTGGGCCATCGGGTGGTGCATGGCGGGCCTGATCTGTCCGAACCCGTGCTGATCGACGACGGTGTGCTGGCCAAGCTGGACACGTTCACGCCGCTGGCTCCGCTGCATCAGCCCAACAACCTGGCGCCCATCCGCGTCATCCGCGAGCGTCGGCCGTGGATACCGCAAGTGGCGTGCTTCGATACCGCGTTTCATCGCAGCCATTCCGACGTGGCCGACCGCTACGCGCTGCCCGAATCGCTGTACCAGGAAGGCGTGCGCCGTTACGGCTTTCACGGCCTGTCCTATGAATACATCGCGCAGCGCTTGAAGCAGGCACTGCCCGAACTGGCCATGGGCAAGATCATTGCCGCGCACCTGGGTTCCGGCGTGTCCGCCTGCGCCATGCATGAAGGCAAAAGCGTGGACAGCACGATGGGCTTCACGGCGTTGGAAGGCCTGCCCATGGGCACGCGCCCGGGCCGGCTGGATGCGGGCGTGGTGCTGTGGATGATGGAACGCGGCATGGACCACGACCAGATCGAACACCTGCTGTATCACGACTGCGGCATGAAGGGCCTGTCCGGCATCAGCAACGACATGCGCGAACTGCTGGCCAGCGACGCGCCGTCGGCCCAGCTGGCGCTGAAGTATTTCGCGTGGCGCGTGGCCGAAGGCATCATCGGCATGGGCTGCGCCATGAACGGCATCGACGGCATCGTCTTTACCGCCGGCGTGGGCGAAAACTCGCCCCAGATCCGGCAGATGATCGTGGACCACTGGGGCTGGCTGGGCATCAAGCTGGACCCCGAGCGCAACGCCCATCAAGGCCCGCGCATTTCCAGCGACGACAGCCGCATCGGCGTCTACGTGGTGCGCACAAACGAAGAGCTGATCATCGCGCAGCACACGCTGGCTTTGGTGCGCCAACGATGA
- a CDS encoding phosphate acetyltransferase: MTLPTSTHYDTLIARAQTLEPAFCAIAHPCDEPSLSAALEARDLGLLHPILVGPEQKIRDTAAQFKLNLGDARIVDAPHSHAAAETAVALVRNGEATLLMKGSLHTDELMHEVVARTTGLRSGRRISHVFIMEVPTYAGPLFITDAAINIFPDLETKADIIRNVIDLHHGLGLGEPRVAILSAVEQVTPNIPSTIEAAALCKMADRGQIAGGLLDGPLALDNAISPEAARIKGIRSPVAGVAQVLVVPDLEAGNMLAKNLTFLANAEAAGIVLGARVPIILTSRADSPRSRLASCAVAAIYAHHLSQLAARPLI, from the coding sequence ATGACACTGCCTACCTCGACGCATTACGACACGCTGATCGCGCGCGCCCAGACGCTGGAGCCCGCCTTCTGCGCCATCGCCCACCCTTGCGACGAACCGTCTTTGTCGGCCGCCCTGGAGGCGCGTGATCTGGGCTTGCTGCACCCCATCCTGGTGGGGCCGGAACAGAAGATCCGCGATACCGCCGCGCAGTTCAAGCTGAACCTGGGCGATGCCCGTATCGTGGATGCGCCGCACAGCCACGCTGCCGCCGAAACCGCCGTGGCGCTGGTGCGCAACGGCGAGGCCACGCTGCTGATGAAGGGCAGCCTGCACACCGACGAACTCATGCACGAAGTCGTCGCGCGCACAACGGGGCTGCGCAGCGGCCGGCGCATCAGCCATGTGTTCATCATGGAGGTGCCCACCTATGCCGGCCCGCTGTTCATCACGGACGCGGCCATCAACATTTTTCCGGACCTGGAAACCAAGGCCGACATCATCCGCAACGTGATCGACCTGCATCACGGGCTGGGGCTGGGCGAGCCCCGCGTGGCGATACTGTCGGCGGTGGAACAGGTCACGCCCAATATTCCCAGCACCATCGAAGCGGCGGCCTTGTGCAAGATGGCCGATCGGGGGCAGATCGCGGGCGGCCTGCTGGACGGCCCCCTGGCGCTGGACAACGCCATCAGCCCCGAGGCGGCGCGCATCAAAGGCATCCGCTCGCCCGTGGCGGGCGTGGCGCAGGTATTGGTCGTGCCCGATCTTGAAGCGGGCAACATGCTGGCCAAGAACCTGACGTTCCTGGCCAACGCCGAAGCGGCGGGCATCGTGCTGGGCGCACGCGTGCCCATCATCCTGACCAGCCGCGCCGACAGCCCGCGTTCGCGGCTGGCCTCGTGCGCGGTGGCGGCCATCTACGCGCACCACCTGAGCCAGTTGGCGGCCCGCCCGCTGATCTGA
- the fabI gene encoding enoyl-ACP reductase FabI, whose amino-acid sequence MNSPAPSSSAALPLAGKRGLVTGIANADSIAWGCAKAFRAMGAELAVTYLNDKALPHVEPLARQVDAPLLMPLNLLNDGELEAVFDRITAEWGQLDFVLHSIAFAPRADLHGRVTDCSREGFLQAMDVSCWSFIRMAKLAEPLMKKGGALFCMSYYGSQMVVEHYNMMGPVKAALESATRYLAAELGPQGIRVHAISPGPLKTRAASGIAEFDALLDRAQSKAPARSLVSIDDVGEATAWLATDAARLMTGQTLYIDGGYHIID is encoded by the coding sequence ATGAACTCCCCCGCCCCCTCCTCTAGCGCGGCGCTGCCGCTGGCCGGCAAGCGCGGCCTGGTCACCGGCATCGCCAACGCCGATTCCATTGCCTGGGGCTGCGCCAAGGCATTTCGCGCCATGGGCGCCGAACTGGCCGTGACCTATCTGAATGACAAGGCGCTGCCCCACGTCGAGCCCCTTGCGCGCCAGGTGGATGCGCCCTTGCTGATGCCGCTTAACCTGCTGAACGACGGCGAACTCGAAGCCGTGTTCGACCGCATCACGGCCGAATGGGGACAGCTGGATTTCGTGCTGCATTCCATTGCGTTCGCCCCGCGCGCCGACCTGCACGGCCGCGTTACCGACTGCTCGCGCGAAGGCTTCCTGCAAGCCATGGACGTGTCGTGCTGGTCTTTCATCCGCATGGCGAAACTGGCCGAACCGTTGATGAAAAAAGGCGGCGCGCTGTTCTGCATGAGCTACTACGGCTCGCAGATGGTCGTCGAGCACTACAACATGATGGGTCCGGTCAAGGCCGCGCTGGAATCCGCCACGCGCTACCTCGCCGCCGAGCTTGGGCCGCAGGGCATCCGGGTGCACGCGATATCACCCGGGCCATTGAAAACGCGCGCCGCATCGGGCATTGCCGAATTCGATGCCCTGCTGGACCGCGCCCAATCCAAGGCGCCCGCGCGCAGCCTGGTGTCCATCGACGACGTGGGCGAAGCCACCGCCTGGCTGGCCACCGACGCCGCGCGCCTGATGACGGGCCAGACGCTGTATATCGACGGCGGCTATCACATCATCGATTAG
- a CDS encoding DHCW motif cupin fold protein, translating into MKMSNIPFGTTDWSEVERTEHAGDTGMAYWRTRQFGDVRVRMVEYTAGYLADHWCTKGHILFCLEGELHTELEDGRQFMLTPGMSYQVADQAEPHRSSTTTGAKLFIVD; encoded by the coding sequence ATGAAGATGAGCAACATCCCCTTCGGCACCACGGATTGGTCCGAAGTCGAACGCACCGAACACGCCGGCGACACGGGCATGGCCTACTGGCGCACCCGCCAATTTGGCGACGTGCGCGTGCGCATGGTCGAATACACGGCGGGCTACCTGGCCGACCACTGGTGCACCAAGGGACACATCCTCTTCTGTCTGGAAGGCGAGCTTCACACTGAACTGGAAGACGGCCGCCAGTTCATGCTGACCCCCGGCATGAGCTACCAGGTGGCCGACCAGGCCGAGCCGCACCGTTCGTCCACCACCACGGGCGCCAAGCTCTTCATCGTGGATTGA
- the yfcF gene encoding glutathione transferase, with protein MGAPITLYVDSQFLSPYAMSVYVALTEKQLPFEVRPIDLNAGEQRMQPYQCRALTARVPALTHDDFNLTESSVIAEYLEEVFPAPKHAALYPSGVRERARARQLQAWLRSDLAPLRQERPTETVFYGTPGQPLSDAAHAASAKLIQVASYLIGVGQTTLFEDWCIADLDLAVMLKRLALDDLPDPLRAYVDAQWQRPSVQKWLEHNAAARD; from the coding sequence TTGGGCGCCCCGATTACGCTTTACGTTGATTCCCAGTTCCTTAGCCCCTACGCCATGTCGGTGTACGTGGCGCTGACCGAAAAGCAATTGCCTTTCGAAGTGCGCCCCATCGACCTGAACGCCGGCGAGCAACGGATGCAGCCCTACCAATGTCGGGCGCTGACTGCCCGGGTCCCCGCGCTGACGCATGACGATTTCAACCTGACGGAATCCAGCGTCATCGCCGAATACCTGGAAGAGGTTTTTCCCGCGCCCAAGCACGCCGCGCTGTATCCGTCGGGCGTGCGCGAACGCGCCCGCGCCCGCCAGTTGCAGGCGTGGCTGCGCAGCGACCTGGCCCCCTTGCGCCAGGAGCGCCCCACCGAAACCGTGTTCTACGGCACCCCGGGGCAGCCCTTGTCGGACGCCGCGCATGCTGCCTCGGCCAAGCTGATCCAGGTGGCCAGCTATCTGATCGGGGTGGGCCAGACCACGCTGTTCGAGGATTGGTGTATTGCCGACCTGGACCTGGCCGTGATGCTCAAGCGCCTGGCGCTGGATGATTTGCCCGACCCGTTGCGCGCCTACGTCGACGCGCAGTGGCAACGCCCGTCTGTTCAGAAATGGCTGGAGCACAACGCCGCCGCGCGCGACTAA
- a CDS encoding SulP family inorganic anion transporter produces MNLRFFPGLNNFRGMTRESARRDIMAGLSVAAVGLPVGLAYAAMMGVPPVAGLWAAIAGMLGYALFGSSRTLIVGPDTATCTLIAATLTGMALTSPEDRLVAATGIALTVGVGCLIARVLRLGVLANLLSRPVLIGYMAGVAITLGLSQLSGLTGVGLRNSGLVHPFLELSRRIQEIQIPTLCLGLASCLLLVAFKRWRPTWPGPILLVVGGCLLSWLFDFPSLGIAVVGEVPAGLPGISLPVRLEGVDSILLGAAGVLVVSFSSGIVTARSFAARTGEHVDPNRELVGFGAANVAAGLFQGFVVTGADSRTAVGLVAGGSSPLVSVSAALALAIVVGLLSAPLFWLPQAVLSAILLLAAASLFDVKAFLRLARISRIELAFGILAAVGVVGFGVLRGVAVSVGATLLYAMYVSGNPRDALLGRLPGESVLGKLHLNPDAHPVPGTVIWLFESSIWFFNADAFRRRARDVIEQAAADTQWFVLDAEAMTQADADAVEALYELKRELDARNITLLLAGGHGQFRMALERSGLVKKIGRDKIFGTPEQAVDAIERWRQAPPATLA; encoded by the coding sequence ATGAACCTACGTTTTTTTCCCGGCCTGAATAATTTCCGCGGCATGACGCGGGAATCGGCACGACGCGACATCATGGCCGGCTTAAGCGTGGCCGCCGTCGGCCTGCCGGTGGGTCTGGCCTACGCGGCGATGATGGGCGTGCCGCCCGTAGCCGGGCTGTGGGCCGCCATTGCGGGCATGTTGGGCTATGCCTTGTTCGGCTCGTCACGCACGCTGATCGTGGGGCCGGACACGGCCACCTGCACCCTTATCGCCGCCACTTTGACCGGCATGGCGCTGACCTCCCCGGAAGACCGGTTGGTGGCCGCCACCGGCATTGCATTGACCGTGGGGGTCGGCTGCCTGATTGCGCGCGTGCTGCGGCTGGGCGTTCTGGCCAACCTGCTGTCGCGCCCCGTGCTGATCGGCTACATGGCGGGCGTGGCGATCACGTTGGGGCTGTCGCAACTGAGCGGGCTGACGGGGGTGGGGCTGCGCAACAGCGGCCTGGTGCACCCCTTCCTTGAGCTATCGCGCCGTATCCAGGAGATCCAGATTCCCACACTGTGCCTGGGGCTGGCGTCCTGCCTGTTGCTGGTGGCCTTCAAGCGCTGGCGCCCGACCTGGCCGGGGCCGATCCTGCTGGTGGTGGGCGGCTGCCTGTTGTCATGGCTATTCGATTTTCCCAGCCTGGGCATCGCGGTGGTGGGCGAGGTGCCCGCCGGCTTGCCGGGCATCAGCCTGCCGGTTCGGCTTGAGGGGGTCGACAGCATTCTGCTGGGCGCGGCGGGCGTGCTGGTGGTCAGCTTTTCCAGCGGCATCGTCACCGCGCGCAGCTTTGCGGCGCGCACGGGCGAACACGTGGACCCCAACCGCGAGCTGGTGGGCTTCGGCGCGGCCAATGTGGCGGCCGGACTGTTCCAGGGGTTTGTGGTGACGGGCGCGGATTCGCGGACGGCGGTGGGCTTGGTGGCGGGCGGCTCGTCGCCGCTGGTCAGCGTCAGCGCCGCCTTGGCGTTGGCCATCGTGGTGGGCCTGTTGAGCGCGCCCTTGTTCTGGCTGCCGCAGGCGGTGCTGTCGGCCATCTTGTTGCTGGCCGCCGCCAGCCTGTTCGACGTCAAGGCCTTCCTGCGCCTGGCGCGAATTTCCCGGATCGAACTGGCGTTTGGCATCCTGGCTGCCGTGGGTGTGGTGGGCTTTGGCGTGCTGCGGGGCGTGGCGGTGTCGGTGGGGGCGACCTTGCTGTATGCGATGTATGTGTCGGGCAACCCGCGCGATGCGCTGCTGGGCCGGCTGCCCGGCGAGTCCGTATTGGGCAAGCTGCACCTGAATCCAGATGCGCATCCCGTGCCCGGCACGGTGATCTGGTTGTTTGAATCGTCGATCTGGTTTTTCAACGCCGATGCGTTTCGGCGCCGCGCGCGCGACGTTATCGAGCAGGCGGCGGCCGACACCCAGTGGTTCGTGCTGGATGCCGAGGCCATGACGCAGGCGGATGCCGATGCGGTGGAAGCGCTTTATGAACTGAAGCGCGAACTGGACGCCCGCAACATCACCTTGTTGCTGGCGGGCGGGCACGGCCAGTTCCGCATGGCGCTTGAGCGTTCGGGGCTGGTCAAGAAGATCGGCCGCGACAAGATCTTCGGCACCCCGGAACAGGCGGTCGATGCGATCGAGCGCTGGCGCCAGGCGCCGCCGGCCACCTTGGCCTGA